Within Astyanax mexicanus isolate ESR-SI-001 chromosome 2, AstMex3_surface, whole genome shotgun sequence, the genomic segment cttttaaatactgtTAAAGTGTGTTATCTGTTAAAGTAAGGCATCGAGTCAGCATTTCATGTGTTTGGTAAATGCACAGTatgctcaggtgtgtgtgtgtgtgtgtgtgtgtgtgattgcaggCTGCAGTGGAGTGCGGGATGGGGAGGGAGTGGTGGCTGCATGTGGCTCTTCTCTGCATTCCCCTGCTGGCCGTCTACCTGCACATCCCTCAGCCTCAGCTCTCCCCCGCTCTCAACACCTGGCGCACCTCCGGACGCGTCTTCAGCTTCAGAGGAAACAACATCTTTTACAGAGGTGAGCTCAGCTCTCTCATACTCTTCCACAGATGTAAACTATAGTTTCCAGAATCGTTCCGTGtaaactgttaaaagtgagaGCTCCTTGTCGAGGTGTCAAACCTTGTAAGCAATGACAGCAGTGTGGCTGTAGGTTTTTACTTCAAGCCAAGCAGAAACACAGTTAATCAGCTGTTTAAAGAATGAATGAACAAGCGATTAAACAACAGGAATCACACACCAGCATTTTTTATTCTATAGTTTCACACCAGACCACTCTGATAAAAATTCCCTGTGTCTAAAGCATTTAATTATGTTGAAGTTTggaaaataatagaataaaatgcCTTAAGAGAGGCAAATAAATTGTAGCAAAAACACCATATGCTCTATATTACGACACACCTTGTTGAATTAGGTCAAGAACGCTAATGAATGGGAATTTTGAGGTTCACATTTATATTAACTCTCATTATTTTACTTTGCCTACATAAATAAAGCATTTCTCAGACACTGAACTGTACATTTTGGTGTATAGAGAATTATTTAAGTTGCATTCACTGTTGCTTTACTTACTATATGTTacttaatgaattatttatttgttttaataattgttcTAAAAAATACAATGTTACTGTTCATAAAAGTGAGTTTATTGATGGCCTCATTATATTTTAATGTTCTGTAACAGATACATTTGGTGCTGTGGGGAGCTCAGATGTGGTTGTGCTCCTTCATGGTTTTCCAACGTCAAGCTATGACTGGCACAAGGTAATCTGACTTTAatcttcattattattcattgcaATAACATCTGTCCTCTCCAGATGCATAATATTATAAAGAGAACATATTATACCTGTTTTGTACTTTTTATacgttagaataggtctatgattagaagttagaataggtctatgattagaagttagaataggtctatgattagaagttagaataggtctatgattagaagttagaataggtctatgattagaagttagaataggtctatgggctatacaaaaaagtactttacacaaaatcacttgCGCACAAAAattctattcttaccagtttcagacCCTTTCAGAATGGGCCGTTTAAGGGTTCTGTCGCtcttatgcaaatgagctgttgctggccacgcccgatgagcgtttaccacatgttagtgttagcttgtgctaaatggcaaaacacaaacaagctggtTGATGCActattatttgaaagttcttacatctgcATCATCTGTTGACTTGCATtatacagtaggtacagatccctccctcagacaaagtctactggcaaattctgctgtgtactgtcggaggttctcaaccaaaatgacccaattggtgtttctttaactgatctagtgggtgtgtTTCCTAATTGTGACGTTACTGGATCAGTGGGAAATTTGAGCAACCTATATTTGTGGTGTGTGTGAATAGACAGTTTTTTCTGAGTGGATATAGAAAAAATAGACCCATTCTGTGGCAgctgtttaaatacagtatataaagaaGAAATCAATggcacttgtttttttgttttgtagattTGGGAGCCTCTGAATCAGAGGTTTAACAGAGTTATTGCACTTGACTTCCTTGGCTTTGGCTTCTCAGATAAACCTGTAAGTTATCATTATCTTTATTTTCTTAAAGTCAAACTATATCAGTTGGTCTTCCTTCACCTCCATCACGTCCCTGTGTTTTAGAGACCGCATCGGTACTCCATCTTTGAGCAGGCCAGCGTAGTGGAGGCCCTCATCTCTCACCTCGGCCTCACTGACCAGAAACTCAATCTCCTCTCCCATGATTATGGAGATACTGTCGCACTAGAGCTTCTGTACAGGTGAgctgacttttttttaattataacacACTCCTGATCAATATAATAAGACAATTTACAAATAGTAAGAATTAGCATTTTGCACTATTGGATCTTAAGGTTTTAAGTAGGgctttacaatgcaaaaaaatcagcaactttgaaggtatcctcaagtgcagttgcaaagaccaccAAACACagtattatgatgaaactggcactcatcagtgcCACAAACAGCTTATGTAGTCTTTGTAGCTTTCAGGAGTAGATTAGCATGAACCTATTGGCCCCATGTTTAATTTTGTGTTAAGGATGAATTGGGGATTAGTTGGGGGGTTaaagatgaggtggggatgagttgcaGATGAGTTGGGGGGTTAAAGATGAGGTGGGAATGAGTTGcagatgagttgaggatgagttggggggtTAAAGATTAGGTGGGAATGAGTTGCAGATGAGTTGGGGGGTTAAAGATGAGGTGGGAATGAGTTGCAGATGAGTTGGGGGGTTAAAGATGAGGTGGGAATGAGTTGCAGATGAGTTGGGGGGTTaaagatgaggtggggatgagttgcaggtgagttgaggatgagttggggggttaaagatgaggtggggatgagttgcaggtgagttgaggatgagttggggggtTAAAGATGAGGTGGGAATGAGTTGCAGATGAGTTGGGGGGTTaaagatgaggtggggatgagttgcaggtgagttgaggatgagttggggggtTAAAGATTAGGTGGGAATGAGTTGCAGATGAGTTGGGGGGTTAAAGATGAGGTGGGAATGAGTTGCAGATGAGTTGGGGGGTTAAAGATGAGGGGGGGTGTTAAAGATGAGGTGGGAATGAGTTGCAGATGAGTTGGGGGGTTAAAGATGAGGGGGGGGGTTAAAGATGAGGTGGGAATGAGTTGCAGATGAGTTGGTAATtcgtaatccaggtccagaaagtacaaATCCACCCCAGGATCCAGAACTGGAACAAAATCCTggtaattattttttactatctGGATCTGGGTTAATACTGGGTTAATACTCCACCCTCACACAGGGTGGAGTTGGTTGTTTGTGATTGTTTGTCTGTGTGATCTTTACGGCTCTTACATGCAGTGCTTTCCACACAGGACTGACCACAGTCGAACTGGACACCTGGCCATAAACAGCCTCTGCCTTTCAAATGGAGGTACTTTTCATCCTTTTCTGGCTTAAACAGCTGAAAACCCACTTTTCAGCTCCGACTGTTCTGTGTTTAAAACCCGGAAGTGTGAAACTATCAACACACAAGGGTGTGATGCTTTTGTATTGTGGAACAATTGTATTGCGCAAAATGCTGACACAGAGATTTGCTGAATAACTTCTGATATATTTACTGTTGAAAGGTATATTTCCTGAGACGCATTATCCAAGATTTGTTCAGAAGGTAAGTCCAAATTTTATTTACCATATATACCTCACatttaaatctatatatacattttatataaagtgTTTGCATGTTTTATTGATGTCTGTAGATTCTGAAGGACTCTGGCTTCATTTCTCCAATTCTCACTCGTCTTATAAACTTCCAGTTCTTTTCTAGAGGGTAAGTTAGACTGTTGCTGTTAGACAGAAACCTTCTAACTCCAAAATTACAATTTTACAGTGGAAAAAGTccttttattccaagtaatttcaGAACATTGCTATTGATCCTTTAATCAAAAATGGAGAGGCATTAttctaatgaataaaaaaaggaaattattaAATCGTTCTGTTCCTTTCTATGACTGTCTGTCAGGATCGGAGATGTGTTTGGTCCGTACACACAGCCGACTGAAGCTGAGTACTGGGACATGTGGACGGGCGTCCGCTTTAATGATGGAAACTTGGTGATGGACAGGTAAGAGTGaatgtgcaaaagtcatgtactaactctcttaattaatcataggtgtgttttaggtgtaacatgaaataaaccaatcagtgtgtgacttgtcattccctttaagagccaggtgagctctgactttggcgcttcGTATCCTAACAGCGCAACGCTTtagcacgtctcagcagaggatactgaaggtcatttaaaggaacagcaacaTTATTTTATGCTTTGTTTGGTCTatggttgatgtaaaagctggatttgcacactgcagtgtgtttatttgtgtgtgtaatgaacGAGGCTTTACACTTGCCGGGTGTAAGCAATGCACATGGCACTCTTGCATGGTCAAGATATGATTGTGCAGCtgttgactgttgacagggttttaatcggtcagtggtgcacctgacCTGTATTTTCCATCACAAAGATAGACACaccccagaaatttacctaaacacacctcactttcagaccaccacccccatcagtgtatatttattcctagactctgatgctattttaacagtgcgtgcgcaagacgtgaaaatagactgttcacagggtgtaagatagcaatgagcattgtgacgcaccttTCGCAGGATATACaatagagtttatagagtttttaaaaataatagctGTAGACTTCCATTACTTTTAGCTAAATTAAACTAAACGactaaagactaaaactaaagaaGTGAACTTTGGACGTTAAACTTTTGTTAGaaagcttttctcttttttttccctattAACACACATCTAGTTTATGTAATAAAGTTAAGtgtgttctgtttctttctcttcctgtATTACGCAGTATACTGCAGTATATCAACCAAAGACTGAAGCATAGAGAGAGATGGGTGGGAGCACTTACTTCAACTTTAACCCCATGTGAGTACATTTACCACACACATCTAACTATCCCAGTTATTGATAAGATAGTTAATAACTGTGAAATAACtaatatcgtttatcacaatcATTTCTGAGAGGATATaaattgtccacaaaaaaaatcttattgtagCATTTATTATCagttactgtaatttactgtaatttgcCTTTAGCAAATTCCTCTAGAATTAAGTGTAAAGGATGGTATTATGTTAATGCTGCCCGCGTGCCACTCTGCCACGCTGTGTAGTAAAAGGCTGACGCTGGAGATAATGCTCTTTACTGTGTAAAATTAATACACTGGGCTGGAGGCCGAGTGAGTAAACGGCCTGCTGAGGTTAAGagctttaatccactgaaaatcTTTCGAGGAGCTGCTTAGCCTCACCTACACCCCCAACATGCGCTTTATGTGCACACGGTTCtgtttaatataacaataaaacagtAAAGACTCATCAGTGGTTCTATTTTCCTCACCTTATGATTTGTGAATTGTGACATGAATAATCAACTTAGTTAAAATTGTTTTGTATGTAATTTACCTCATAGTTTAGTGACGAATCAAATGAACATgccattttatttattcatattttaaacttgtttactcaaataaataaagattttacgtggttgggtggatgggtggttgggtgggtgggtggatggatgggtgggtgggtggatgggtggatggttgggtggatggattggtggttgggtggatggatggatggttgggtggatggatggatggatggttgggtggatggatgggtggttgggtggatggatgggtggttggGTGGATGGGTGGTTGGGTGGATGGGTGATTGGGTGGGTGgaagggtgggtgggtggatggatgggtgggtgggtgggtggatgggtggatggttgggtggatggattggtggttgggtggatgggtggatggttgggtgggtgggtggatggatgggtgggtgggtgggtgggtgggtggatggatgggtgggtgggtggatggttggGTGGATGTATTGgtggttgggtggatggatggatggatggatggatggttgggtggatggatgggtggttgggtggatggatgggtggttggGTGGATGGGTGGTTGGGTGGATGGGTGATTGGGTGGGTGgaagggtgggtgggtggatggatgggtgggtgggtgggtggatgggtggatggttgggtggatggattggtggttgggtggatggatggatgggtggttgggtggatggatggatgggtggatgggtgattgggtgggtggttgggtgggtgggtggatggatgggtggataaatgggtgggtggatgggtgggtggatgggtggatgggtgattggttgggtggttgggtggatggatggatggatggatggatgggtgattgggtgggtggttgggtggATTAGGTATATGTAGTACACAGAATTTACAAGAGAAGGAGAAGACAAAATGCTacagataaaaatacaataaattatgtatataataataaaataagtataaaaatagtcttttagtgtgtgtgtaatgaaggtagtgcagttaaacacagtaaaacaacaatgaacaccAGAACAGCACAAGTCAAAAGTTCTGACGCACcgtaaattaagtgtttttttcattatttcaaaaaggttctgcattgtagataatTACTAAGTACTAATAACTATTAAAACTAATACAAAGTAGCACattttgcttagattagacattttaggctttcagttaacagctgtgctgaacttatcaagagttaattacttgaatttcttgtctcttaataaagtgtttgagagcatcagttaaagtaaagtagtgaagaggtagagttacaggtatacagtgaatatctctatttaaataaagttctaatccagattatgaaaagcaacaactactcaactaagtaaagaaaaacatacttaaaacaaatgaaagtTAATCAATCAAACTTTGAATGTatactcaagtgcagtcactgtaaagaccatcaaacatgttatatggtgaaactggcactcatcaggaccgtcccagaaaaggaagagcaagagtttcctctgttaaacaaaaaatattaatcgGTTTATTAGGATAGATTcatccttatgtgttccttcatagtccggatcacttcagtatttactTATAATgtaagaaaaacttaaaaaaatgtaaaacattgaatgagaaggtgtgtctaaagcGTAAATTACACTGCCTGACTGTAAGAGGAGCCCAAGAGCaagaaataatacattttcacatATTGCTCACTATAGTAGTTAACTTTTATGGTAATTCCTCTTTTCATTACtgtgcttaaaaaatatatattttatatttataatatatatatatgttttcttgtGTGTTTCAGTGCACATGATCTACGGACCACTAGATCCAGTTAACCCACACCCTCAGTTTATTCATCTCTACCAGTAAGTATATAATGTTTCAGAACATGATATGATTAGTTTACTGGGAGTACACTGAagtactctttctttcttttacagtggattttgtttgatttatttgatttaatttattaataaaatattcctAAAGATAACACCTATTTATCTCTAGATAAAgggaacccagttaaacaaatgagacaaaaatattatacttggtcatttattatttatttattgaggaaaatgtcAGGACCTCtttccatgaactgaatctcaagaaaagttgggtcatgcagcaggacaacgaccc encodes:
- the mest gene encoding mesoderm-specific transcript homolog protein isoform X1 — translated: MSRRSSAAAVECGMGREWWLHVALLCIPLLAVYLHIPQPQLSPALNTWRTSGRVFSFRGNNIFYRDTFGAVGSSDVVVLLHGFPTSSYDWHKIWEPLNQRFNRVIALDFLGFGFSDKPRPHRYSIFEQASVVEALISHLGLTDQKLNLLSHDYGDTVALELLYRTDHSRTGHLAINSLCLSNGGIFPETHYPRFVQKILKDSGFISPILTRLINFQFFSRGIGDVFGPYTQPTEAEYWDMWTGVRFNDGNLVMDSILQYINQRLKHRERWVGALTSTLTPLHMIYGPLDPVNPHPQFIHLYQKLVQRSTVSVLDEHVSHYPQLEDPTGFMNAYLNFINSF
- the mest gene encoding mesoderm-specific transcript homolog protein isoform X2, which codes for MGREWWLHVALLCIPLLAVYLHIPQPQLSPALNTWRTSGRVFSFRGNNIFYRDTFGAVGSSDVVVLLHGFPTSSYDWHKIWEPLNQRFNRVIALDFLGFGFSDKPRPHRYSIFEQASVVEALISHLGLTDQKLNLLSHDYGDTVALELLYRTDHSRTGHLAINSLCLSNGGIFPETHYPRFVQKILKDSGFISPILTRLINFQFFSRGIGDVFGPYTQPTEAEYWDMWTGVRFNDGNLVMDSILQYINQRLKHRERWVGALTSTLTPLHMIYGPLDPVNPHPQFIHLYQKLVQRSTVSVLDEHVSHYPQLEDPTGFMNAYLNFINSF